AAATGAAGGAATTATCATTGTTGCAGCTACAAACCGTCCTGATATTCTTGATCCGGCACTTCTTCGTCCAGGACGTTTTGACCGTCAAATTCCGGTTAACCGTCCCGATGTAAATGGTCGTGAAGCTGTCCTTAAAGTACATGCACGAAACAAACCGTTAAGCGATGAAGTTGATTTAAAAACGATCGCGATGCGTACACCAGGATTCTCTGGTGCAGACCTTGAGAACTTATTGAACGAAGCTGCTCTTGTAGCTGCTCGTCATAACAAGAAAAAGGTTGATATGAATGATATCGATGAAGCGACAGACCGCGTGATTGCAGGTCCAGCTAAGAAGAGCCGTGTGATCTCTCAAAAAGAGAAAAACATCGTTGCATATCATGAAGCGGGTCACACGATTATCGGTACACAGCTTGATAATGCCGATATTGTTCATAAGGTTACTATTGTACCGCGTGGACAGGCTGGTGGTTATGCTGTAACCCTTCCTAAGGAAGATCGTTACCTAATGACTAAACCAGAATTGGTTGATAAAATCATTGGTTTACTCGGTGGCCGCGTTGCAGAAGAAATTACCTTCGGTGAAGCAAGTACCGGAGCAAGTAATGACTTCCAACGTGCGACAGCCATTGCCCGTAGCATGGTTACGGAATATGGTATGAGTGAAAAGCTAGGTCCGATGCAGTTTGGATCAGGTTCAGGAGGAAACGTCTTCCTTGGACGTGATATCCAAAATGAACAGAACTATAGTGATTCATTCGCCAATGAGATTGATCTTGAAGTTCAAAGCATTATTAAATCAGCGTACACTCGCTGTCGTGAGATTCTTCTTGAAAATCAGGATAAGTTAAATCTTGTTGCTGAAACGTTAAAAGATATCGAAACACTTGATGCCGAACAGATCCGCTCTCTTGTTGAAGATGGAAAACTTCCTGAAGGTCACCATGCTACTGGTAGCTCTGAAGATGTGAAAGTAAACATCTCTAAGAAGGAAGAAAATCCTGAAACAAATGAAGAGCAAGAATAAGGTTATGCTAAAGCAGGATGTCGACGATGACATCCTGCTTTTTCTATCGCTTTACAGAATTGGTAACCGTTTTCAAAAAAGACCTTCGTTTTTGAATCCAATGTGTGGTATAACTATAGAGAGTGTTACCGAAGTTAAATTTTTAAATAAGGTGATAATATGATACTTGTGCTTGATGTAGGAAATACGAATATTGTTCTCGGTGTGTATGAAGGTGAAGAGTTAACCCACCACTGGCGAATGGGGACAAGCAGAAAGCAGACAGAAGATGAATACGCTATGGTCATCAAAGGCCTTTTTTCTCATGAAGAACTTTCGTTTGATGATGTAGAAGGCATTATCATTTCATCTGTTGTGCCTCCAATCATGTTCGCTCTTGAGCGTATGTGCCAGAAGTATTTTCACCACAAACCGTTAGTCATCGGTCCTGGAATTAAGACAGGACTCAATATAAAGTATGATAACCCAAAAGAAGTAGGAGCCGATCGGATCGTCAATGCTGTAGCAGGCATTCATGTATATGGAGCGCCTCTTATTATTGTTGACTTTGGAACCGCCACAACATACTGCTATATTGATGAACAAAAACAGTATGTTGGTGGAGCGATTGCGCCAGGCATTAACATTTCAACCGAAGCACTTTACATGCATGCAGCGAAGCTTCCGCGTATAGAAATCGCAAAGCCAAACCATATTGTTGGGAAAAACACGGTGAGCGCGATGCAGAGCGGGACGCTTTATGGTTATGTTGGTCAAGTAGAAGGAATCGTTTCTCGTATGAAAAAGCATTCTCCTAAAGAACCAACTGTTATTGCTACCGGGGGACTCGCTTCTCTAATTGCGGAGGAATGCGACCTTATAGATGTGGTCGACCCATTCTTAACGCTGAAAGGTTTGCATTTTATCTATAATAAGAACAAAGAAGAGTTAAACGCATACCGATAAAAAGGGATGCGTTTTTCATTTGACGTTTTTGGGGAAATTATGAATAATAGGCATTTCAATAAACAGTTGTCTTGATCCTTCACAACTTTCTCGAGAATTTTAATAGCATCAGAAAGTTTACGGTGATCAAGGGAAAAGTAATGAAATCACGACTTTTAATGCAAGGATCTTCCTACATTCTAGACCCAGTTGCTCATAATGGAAGTTCTTGAAAAAATAATGTATCGTGTAAGTGGGCAATGGCCCACTAGTGAAAGGAGCTACAAAGTAATGAATGATTATTTAATTAAAGCACTTGCATTCGATGGTAATGTAAGGGCTTATGCGATATCTAGTACAGAAATGGTTGCGGAGGCACAGCGACGTCATACGACTTGGCCAACTGCATCTGCTGCGCTTGGGCGCGCCATGACAGCATCGACAATGATGGCTACTGGACTAAAAGGAGAAGAAAAAATTACGGTAAAAATTGAAGGTGGCGGTCCGATCGGCGCTATTATTGTGGACGCGAATGCCAAAGGTGAAACACGCGGGTATGTCAGCAACCCACACGTTCACTTTGATTTAAATGATCAAGGTAAGCTTGATGTGGCTCAAGCGGTAGGACGCGACGGCTTTCTATCAGTGGTGAAAGATATTGGCATGCGCGAGAAATTCACAGGGCAAGTTCCGATTGTGTCTGGTGAATTAGGGGAAGATTTTACGTATTATCTTGTTACTTCAGAGCAAGTGCCTTCAGCAGTTGGCGTTGGTGTCCTTGTAAATCCGGATAACACGATCCTTGCAGCTGGAGGTTTTATGATTCAATTGCTTCCTGGCGCTGGTGAGGAAACCATCCGTTTTATTGAGAAGCGAATTGAAGCGATTCCGCCAATTTCAAAATTAATCGAATCTGGAAAAACGCCAGAAGAGATTTTGTACGCTCTTCTTGGAGAAGAAAATATTAAAATCATCGACAACATGCCTGTGCAATTTGAGTGTAGCTGTTCGAAAGAGCGTTTCTCAAATGGGATTATGGGACTTGGAAAAGAAGAAATTAATAATATGATTGAGGAAGATGGAGAAGCAGAAACCGCTTGTCACTTCTGTAATGCCCACTACCACTTTTCAAAAGAAGAACTCCAAGAGTTATACGCTGAAAGCAAAGTATAAAAGGTTCAAATTGACAGATAAGTTTAGTGGTGATATTCTTTAGGTTAGATAATCCCTATAAAAATACTCGGGTTTGAGGAGGCGCGACGATGAGAATAGCAAATTCAATTACAGATCTAATCGGTCAAACACCTATTGTGAAACTTAACCGCATCGCTGATGAGGGCCAAGCAGAGGTATACTTAAAGCTTGAATTTATGAATCCTGGAAGCAGCGTGAAAGATCGTATTGCCCTTGCAATGATTGAAGCAGCTGAAGAAAAGGGCGAATTAAAGCCCGGAGATACTTTTGTGGAGCCTACAAGTGGTAATACGGGAATTGGTCTTGCAATGGTTGCAGCAGCAAAAGGCTACCAGGCTGTTCTCGTTATGCCTGATACGATGAGTATGGAACGACGTAACCTATTGAAAGCATACGGAGCAAAGCTTGTTCTTACTCCTGGTTCTGAAGGTATGGGCGGAGCTATTCGCAAATCCGAGGAGTTAGCAAAAGAGCACGGGTATTTCATGCCCCAACAATTTAAAAATGAAGCAAATCCTGACGTGCATCGTCGTACAACAGGTCAAGAGATTGTTGAACAGATGGACCAGCTTGATGGATTTGTTGCGGGTATTGGTACTGGTGGAACAATTACAGGTGCAGGTGAAGTATTGAAAAAGCACTTTCCGTCAGTTAAGCTTTACGCTGTAGAGCCAACCGACTCGCCTATTTTATCTGGTGGTAAACCTGGTCCTCATAAGATTCAAGGGATTGGTGCTGGATTTGTACCCGCGGTTCTGAATACGGATGTCTATGATGAAGTCATTCAAGTTCAAAACGATCAAGCTTTTGAGTGGGCTAGAAAGGCAGCAAGAGAAGAAGGTATTCTAGGCGGTATTTCTTCAGGTGCTGCAATTTATGCAGCGCTTGAAGTAGCTAAGAAGCTTGGTAAAGGTAAAAAAGTTCTTGCTGTCATTCCAAGTAATGGGGAACGTTACCTAAGTACACCACTGTTTCAATTCGATGATGAATAAAAAGCGCGAAAAGCAGTCCTTATAAGGGCTGCTTTTCTATTTTAAGTAATAGAATAGGTAAGTATTTCTAATTGAGTATTTGAAAGTGTTTGGGGAGGATAAAAAGGATGAAGCGTAAGGGAACTTCATGTAGAATAGAGGCATAAACTGAGCGGCAGCGTATGCTTAAGCTTTTGATAGGGTGTGAACAGTTTGCCAGAACAGCTAGAGAAAACCACGCGTCATTCAATTTATGAAACAATCGAGTTAAGCGCGAATGAGTGGTTTTCACGATATAAATCATTCGCCGAAGAATGTGAAGAGCATATTTTATTGGATAGTACACGTGGTGGTCGATATAGTATGTTTGGAATCAAGCCAATTGCTTCGCTTATTGGATATGGTACTTCTCTAACCATCATAGAGGAAGGAAAAGATCCTAAATACTTAGACGGTAATTTATTAGAGTTAATGCAAGAATGGATGCAGCGTCATGTGGCGATCAATGACAAGTCTTTACCGGACTTTCAAGGCGGTGCCATGGGGTATCTTAGTTACGATATTGTTCGCCAAATTGAAAAACTACCACAGCTAGCT
Above is a window of Bacillus sp. es.036 DNA encoding:
- the ftsH gene encoding ATP-dependent zinc metalloprotease FtsH, which produces MNRIFRNTIFYLLIFLVVVGVVSFFNGTNNEANVLDYGEFQSKLNNGEIQELTLQPERGVYTVTGQLAGGGEDSEDANTFVTNVPDSERAVENILTAADEGNVELTTEPAPEQSGWVTFLTSIIPFVIIFILFFFLLNQAQGGGGRVMNFGKSKAKLYSEEKKKVTFKDVAGADEEKQELVEVVEFLKDPRKFAAVGARIPKGVLLVGPPGTGKTLLARAVAGEAGVPFFSISGSDFVEMFVGVGASRVRDLFENAKKNAPCIIFIDEIDAVGRQRGAGLGGGHDEREQTLNQLLVEMDGFSANEGIIIVAATNRPDILDPALLRPGRFDRQIPVNRPDVNGREAVLKVHARNKPLSDEVDLKTIAMRTPGFSGADLENLLNEAALVAARHNKKKVDMNDIDEATDRVIAGPAKKSRVISQKEKNIVAYHEAGHTIIGTQLDNADIVHKVTIVPRGQAGGYAVTLPKEDRYLMTKPELVDKIIGLLGGRVAEEITFGEASTGASNDFQRATAIARSMVTEYGMSEKLGPMQFGSGSGGNVFLGRDIQNEQNYSDSFANEIDLEVQSIIKSAYTRCREILLENQDKLNLVAETLKDIETLDAEQIRSLVEDGKLPEGHHATGSSEDVKVNISKKEENPETNEEQE
- a CDS encoding type III pantothenate kinase, which produces MILVLDVGNTNIVLGVYEGEELTHHWRMGTSRKQTEDEYAMVIKGLFSHEELSFDDVEGIIISSVVPPIMFALERMCQKYFHHKPLVIGPGIKTGLNIKYDNPKEVGADRIVNAVAGIHVYGAPLIIVDFGTATTYCYIDEQKQYVGGAIAPGINISTEALYMHAAKLPRIEIAKPNHIVGKNTVSAMQSGTLYGYVGQVEGIVSRMKKHSPKEPTVIATGGLASLIAEECDLIDVVDPFLTLKGLHFIYNKNKEELNAYR
- the hslO gene encoding Hsp33 family molecular chaperone HslO codes for the protein MNDYLIKALAFDGNVRAYAISSTEMVAEAQRRHTTWPTASAALGRAMTASTMMATGLKGEEKITVKIEGGGPIGAIIVDANAKGETRGYVSNPHVHFDLNDQGKLDVAQAVGRDGFLSVVKDIGMREKFTGQVPIVSGELGEDFTYYLVTSEQVPSAVGVGVLVNPDNTILAAGGFMIQLLPGAGEETIRFIEKRIEAIPPISKLIESGKTPEEILYALLGEENIKIIDNMPVQFECSCSKERFSNGIMGLGKEEINNMIEEDGEAETACHFCNAHYHFSKEELQELYAESKV
- the cysK gene encoding cysteine synthase A, whose protein sequence is MRIANSITDLIGQTPIVKLNRIADEGQAEVYLKLEFMNPGSSVKDRIALAMIEAAEEKGELKPGDTFVEPTSGNTGIGLAMVAAAKGYQAVLVMPDTMSMERRNLLKAYGAKLVLTPGSEGMGGAIRKSEELAKEHGYFMPQQFKNEANPDVHRRTTGQEIVEQMDQLDGFVAGIGTGGTITGAGEVLKKHFPSVKLYAVEPTDSPILSGGKPGPHKIQGIGAGFVPAVLNTDVYDEVIQVQNDQAFEWARKAAREEGILGGISSGAAIYAALEVAKKLGKGKKVLAVIPSNGERYLSTPLFQFDDE